In Lepus europaeus isolate LE1 chromosome 19, mLepTim1.pri, whole genome shotgun sequence, the genomic window CCAAAGCCCACCTTGTCATTATTGGGTGGCCTTGGACAGGCTGCTTCCTTTCCCGGTGCCTCTCCCAGCCCAGGTCCCCAGCATGGGAGATGAGCTGGGAGGGTAGAAGGGGCAGAGGGAGCACACAGCTCACACTTGGACTCAGAGCTGTGCAAGTGGAGGGAGTGGATCCAGTGGATCTTGCTGCCCGACTCGGGTGGGTGGTAGCTCCCAGTGTGGTTCCTCCCTAACCCTATGATCCTGAGTCCGTGACAGAAGAAGACCCACTGTGCAAAATATGTCCACTTGGCCCTCATCACAACCCCTAGGCTATGGTCTGCACACTGGTGCATCCCTAAGATTCGTGCCAGACCTCAGTGCTGAGGCGAGCGGACCAGATGCCGGGGCCTTGGAGAAACGGCCGCTGGATCTGTACGTGTAGATGCAGGAGGGGTGGAGGACACACGGCAACAGTAGCCCCGCCCTCTTTTGGACAAGTCCTCGTGGAGGAACCCATTCACCTGCCCACAGCCACCTGATGCAGCTAGGACATGAGCTGGTGGCCTGGGCCCTGCGCCAGGAGCTGAGGAAGCGGAGCACGCGGCAGTGACCCGGAAGCAGCCAGAATGCGCAGACTGCGTGTACCGACTCCTCCAccagagctcccagaaacaggCGTGGAAACAACCTCTGTCCTTTCCCACACGCAGCGGGCCACGGAAACCCCCATGGAGGgcagcaggctcctggctgtgaccccagcccagcctcagctggccGTAGTGAGCACCTGTGGGGCGAGTGAGCAGGTGACagcactgtcctctctgcccGACAGAAGAGAGAACTGTGAGGATACTTCCTTCCTCCCGGGAAAGAAACAGCCCTGGCCAGCGGCGACCGGGGACCACCCCCGTGGAGCTGCCCTCTGCGCCTCCTGCACCACACTAGCTTTCATACGAGGGGCTTCGGACAGCTCATGCCAACTAGAATTAAAAGTAGGCTTCGTTTGGAAAACAAGGCTCGAATCCACGTTTTTCAGAATGGCGTTTCCGTCTTGAAGACCCCATATTTCCTAGACTTCCTGAGAATTGACTGCCTGCAGCCCAGATCCCGGGGAAGCGTGGAGGAGTCTCACTTCTACAAACCTAGGGGCATCTGAGTGTCAGGAGCCCTCCCAGTCAGTCCTGTCTCGGGGCCCCAGGCACAGGTGACAGGAACACTTTCCTGCTTCGCTCCTGGTGGTTCCTACACCCAGCTGAAGACCTCACTTCAGACCGAACCCTGCAAGGTGCCCTCCAGCCTGCCCTAGGCCATGAGTGGCCGGGGATTCAGGTCTCCAGGCAGGCGCAGGGGTAAGGCCAGCCCAAGCCTGGTGGCGGCTGGAGTAGAGGCAGACGCAGGGCTCTTCCCCACCTCCCAAAGCCAGGCAGCCGCCCTCGTGGAGAAAAGGGCCAGGTCTGAGCAGGGCTGAGGACAGGGGCCCCACCCTCCCTAGACCCATGGCTGcagggcctgcacctgccccagcagAGCTGCCAGACTCCCCTGGGGGGAATGGGCCCCAGGACCACATGGCAGGGTGTGACACGGAATGCCTGAGCCACATGATGCTCCTAGCAAGGGAGTGGACACCGCTGACCCTCAgggatgctgggggggggggcgtaaTCAGGAGTGTGGGAGTTAGGGAGAAAGGGATGCTGGACAAGGTGCCGGGAATACTGCCCTCAGCGGGACTGAAGGAAGATGGCTGCAACGCCCCAGCAAGAGGCAGGAGGGCCCCTCCTCCTCCGATGGCACTATGGCACTCGTCACAGCCAGCGGGAGCTTCTCTCTGAGCAGTGCCTGTGGCAGGCTGATCTGGTGACACCCCAGGGCACATACACTGGGAGACACAGGGTCGGGATCCCAGCGGCCCCCGCGCTGCTTCCCAGAGCAGAGCCCAGCGTCCACCAGGAGAGAGCCCAGCACGCGGGTACACACTGGGCCAGCAACTTTATTACTCTCGGATGCTGGTGAATTGTGCTCTCCAAGCACCCCACGGGCAGGCATCTCTGTCCATCTCATGCCCTCCTGCCCGCAGAGCCAGCCCCGCCGGGGCTCCTCagaactgcacccctccctcccccaccccacccctcccctccttccctgagCTTCTCCATCCCTGCGCCCCTGGGCTGGCGGCTGGGCTTCCAGGCTCGGCCTGGGCTCCCGAGGCAGGGACAGATGAGCTGGCCCGGGGCCGCGAGGCAGCACAGAAGCTGGGGAATCAGAGAAGAGGCCGGGAGGGCGGAGGTGGCCGCCCAACCGGACAGGGAGCCCTGGGAAGGGGCGGACAAGGGGCACTGGAAGTTCCGACAGGGGGAGGAGAAAGGCTGGGACATGGAGGGACGCGGGTCGGCGGCGGCAGCGGAGGCTAGCCCAGGGGCCAGGGTGGGAACGGGCCCCCGCCCTCGGGGCCCGGCGCGGCCACCCCCTGCGCGCTGGCCGCCGCCCGCCCGTGGATGCGCTGGTGGCGGAGCACGTGCTCTCGGCGCCCGAAGCCCTTGCCGCACTCCCAGCAGGCGAAGGGCCGCGCGCCCGAGTGCGTCTTGCGGTGGCGTACCAGGTGCTCGCGCCAGTAGAAGGTCTTGCCGCACTCGCAGCACGCGTGCGGCTTCTCGCGGGCCGGCAGCGGGCGCAGGGCCGGCCCCGGGGCACCGGGGTGCGTGCCGCGGTGGCGCCGCAGGTGCTCCTTGCGCCGGAAGGCCTTGCCACACTCGGGGCAGGCGTGTGGCTTCTCACCCGAGTGGCTCTGCCGGTGGCGCAGCAGGTGCGCCGGCTTCAGGGACGTCTTGCCGCACTCGGGGCAGGCGGTGGTGCCTGGGGCCGCCAGGAAGACCGGCAGGCCAGGGGCCAGCGGGGGGCTGCTGGGTTCCTGCTTGTAGGGCCGCGCGGCTTGGGCGTCCCCGCCGGTTGCGGGCACCTCCACACCGGGGTCCGTGTTTCCTGCTGGAAAAGGCACGGGGTCAGGGAGGCCAGCTCTGCGCGGGGCTGGCTCGCTAGGCTCAGGCTCTCGGCCGGCTGCTGAGGGATTCAGTGCTCGGCACACACCAGCGCCCGTTCTGGACACCGAGTCCTGCGCCAGGCCCTGCTCCTGGAGCTCCCTGATTCACCTCTAGTCCTGGTGCCAGGGGAACacggggccctggggctggggggcggaGGGCAGCTGCTCACCCAAGGGGATCATCCCACTGTCTTCCTTTCCAACACTGACCCCGGAGCCTTCGGTCATCTCCCGAGGTGCCTTCATCGCTGACGACCGGTCTGGGGAGGTCGCCGGCCCCTGCAACGAGATGCCACACCCCAAGCTGAGAAACGCGAGAACCTGCACCTCTCACTCCCCCGCCCCCCTTCCACCAGCCACCCCGCCCAAGCCCAGTGTGTGCTGGAGGACACTCAAGCTGCAGGGCCAGGGACCCGCGACGGAGgtgggcccccagcccccatgCACAGTAACCGCGGCCTCAGGAGAGACCTTGAGCAAGGCCCACCCACCCGGCCCCTGACCCAGACACCTAGCAGAGCCACGCTTGCTCTGAGAGCCTAGGTTTGGGCTGATTTTGTTACCCAGAGGTaacacacctgcctcccagcctACCCAACTGCAGAGGAACATCCGTGCTACTTTTAATGCAGAAAAAATAGCCCAAGTTCAAAAAGGGAACTTTTCCCAGGACACACAGCGGACAGCAGCTGGCCAGGACAGCCCTGGCCGGGGGCCAGGGTCAAGGATTAGGGGGAAACGTCCACACCGACCCTGGTGTCGTCACACTGCTGTCCTCACTGCCCAACCGGTCCCCCCGGAGAGGATCCGAATTCCGCTGGTGCGGAAGGATGTTAGCCCAACGTCACGGTTGCTTGTCTCAAATGCCTTCGCGCCATGGCCGAGCGTCAGCAGCGACAAAGCAAATGAGGGGTGAGAACAGCCattccctcaccccccccccccacgcctccTGAGAGCCGCAGCGGGATGCACTCCCCGGGTTCAGGGTTCAGGGCCTAGAAGTGCTCgcctggctgggaggcagcagggtgatCGTGTGGCCCTGTCTTGCTTTGGCAAACTGCGACCAGATTGCCTGCCACTCAGGCGAGGGCTGTGGGTGCCATTTGCTGGCCTGCAATGGCCCCTGTGTGCCCCGGCCCCATGCCAGCCGCTGCCTTGACCTCTGAGCTCAGGCCGCACTCGGTAAGCGGCTTACCAGGCTCTCCCGAATCCCGGTCCTTTGCATACGTCCTTCTACCCCGGCTCTTGGCTGTGGCTACCACCGGGCATCCTGAGGCTGACCGAGCCCCACATAGGCGCGTGGCCCTCCGGCATCAGGAACACCCACGTCCTGCTGTCCACTGCACTGTGACTTAGCAGCTTCACTGAACACCACGCGTTGCTTCCCGGATACTCACCCCACTTCAGAACAGCTTCCTCGCACCCCAAAATGCCTGACCCGTCAGCGGTCACTCCCCGTCTCCCCTCAGACCCTGGCAACCactaagccactgtctacagctTTGCTGCAACCTGTCACAGGAAATGGAACCACGCGTGGTTCTGCACAGTGGCTGGCGCCTCTGGCTCTGTGCACACGTGTAGCTGAGGTCTACACCCACACTTCTCGTGTGTGTCTGTGCTTCTCCCGGGTTCACACCTGAGACTCCACTGCCGGGTCACACAGCAGCTCCAGGTTGAACCCTGGGAGGACACACCTGGTGTCCTCACGGTGGCTGGCCCTCACGCCACCAGCTGTGCAGGCATTGGGGCTGCAGTCCCATGGGGCTTCCCTGAGGCCTGTCCTTAACAGACACGGGGCAAACGAGTGGctggctggactggaaggggcTGACTCGCCTGTCCCGGCTCACAGCAACCAGGGAACATCTCCAAAAGGCGGTCAGAGGCGGGGGAGTGCAGGACAAGGTCCGTGGTCGCCTCCAGCTACAGACACT contains:
- the ZNF444 gene encoding zinc finger protein 444 isoform X2; translated protein: MEVPAPQPVKQEGPAPEGLTLDSPWHRFRHFHLGDASGPREALGLLRALCRDWLRPEVHTKEQMLELLVLEQFLSALPADTQAWVCSRRPQSGEEAVALLEELWGPATSPDRSSAMKAPREMTEGSGVSVGKEDSGMIPLGNTDPGVEVPATGGDAQAARPYKQEPSSPPLAPGLPVFLAAPGTTACPECGKTSLKPAHLLRHRQSHSGEKPHACPECGKAFRRKEHLRRHRGTHPGAPGPALRPLPAREKPHACCECGKTFYWREHLVRHRKTHSGARPFACWECGKGFGRREHVLRHQRIHGRAAASAQGVAAPGPEGGGPFPPWPLG
- the ZNF444 gene encoding zinc finger protein 444 isoform X1, which produces MEVPAPQPVKQEGPAPEGLTLDSPWHRFRHFHLGDASGPREALGLLRALCRDWLRPEVHTKEQMLELLVLEQFLSALPADTQAWVCSRRPQSGEEAVALLEELWGPATSPDRSSAMKAPREMTEGSGVSVGKEDSGMIPLAGNTDPGVEVPATGGDAQAARPYKQEPSSPPLAPGLPVFLAAPGTTACPECGKTSLKPAHLLRHRQSHSGEKPHACPECGKAFRRKEHLRRHRGTHPGAPGPALRPLPAREKPHACCECGKTFYWREHLVRHRKTHSGARPFACWECGKGFGRREHVLRHQRIHGRAAASAQGVAAPGPEGGGPFPPWPLG